In one window of Aphidius gifuensis isolate YNYX2018 linkage group LG4, ASM1490517v1, whole genome shotgun sequence DNA:
- the LOC122855762 gene encoding 60S ribosomal protein L21-like, with the protein MTNSKGYRRGTRDLFSRKFRNHGTIPLSTYMKVYKVGDIVDIKGNGAVQKGMPYKVYHGKTGRVFNVTAHALGVIVNKRVRGNIIAKRINVRIEHVTHSKCREDFLKRVKQNEKLRKEAKEKKIVVQLKRQPAQPSKAHIVSGRDAPIVLAPIPYEFIA; encoded by the coding sequence ATGACCAACTCCAAGGGTTATCGTCGTGGTACCAGAGATCTTTTCTCTCGTAAATTTCGCAATCATGGAACAATTCCATTGTCAACGTACATGAAAGTGTACAAAGTTGGTGATATTGTAGATATCAAGGGTAATGGTGCTGTTCAAAAAGGCATGCCATACAAGGTATACCATGGAAAGACTGGCAGAGTATTCAATGTCACTGCTCATGCACTTGGtgtcattgttaataaacgTGTACGTGGTAATATTATTGCCAAACGCATTAATGTTCGTATTGAACATGTAACCCACTCAAAATGTCGTGAAGATTTTTTGAAAAGAGTTaagcaaaatgaaaaattaagaaaagaagctaaagaaaaaaaaattgttgtgcaaCTTAAGAGACAACCAGCACAACCATCAAAAGCTCACATTGTTTCTGGACGTGATGCACCAATTGTTCTTGCTCCAATTCCATATGAATTTATTgcttaa
- the LOC122855764 gene encoding mitochondrial import inner membrane translocase subunit Tim13 — MDSIQPGSLASLSGAEKDELMQQVKQEIAVANAQELLTKMTEKCFKKCVLKPGTSLDSSEQKCVAMCMDRYMDSFNVVTRAYSGRLQKERNRM; from the exons atggatTCAATACAACCAGGAAGTTTAGCAAGTTTATCTGGAGCTGAAAAAGATGAATTAATGCAACAAGTTAAACAAGAAATTGCTGTTGCAAATGCTCAAGAATTATTAACC aaAATGACAGagaaatgttttaaaaaatgtgtttTAAAACCAGGTACATCATTGGATAGTTCAGAACAG AAATGTGTTGCAATGTGTATGGATCGTTACATGGATTCCTTCAATGTTGTCACCAGAGCATACAGTGGCAGATTACAAAAAGAACGTAACAGAATGTAA
- the LOC122855765 gene encoding centrosomal protein 43-like isoform X1: MIDGNISMEEDTELRDLVVQTLENNGVLPKVRAQLRASVFLALEEQESVVNPEPLLSKTVKQYLENTEGKLLFSLVREFLEYFGLDYTISVYDPETYIGKDYNYIGRNKLSEKLGINTTEPLLGELLKNTLNNIINNKENKTNDSNNKKLNETTATTTTATATTTINNEETATTNFNNETFEISVSNIDHNNTTKTLSSNNNDDNDTEDDDGDDNDDDDDDDDDNSSDKADSISDFSHDIPINVTITDKKNNENMSINNATLRESTSVIDNDNEMKKKINNIIITDDNQNTSCSKQMTTFDNTNNIILNEHLNKYDDNNDNTNIKLNNVNTHNNAQYNNKIDIDKNFGKTVYFDEIINDGKNEKINLKNSDTLLGHLPPIVVNKNNSIFSDLPPLNGKKTNINDLKELMDIGLVDTVDAVDNYEEDFVSSASGSANEQSPKKLIEKNNIKIDKKTKTDEINNSTRSEEITEDIDDIEEVLSANVSSLEDASADKNLSNFSMGITTKREEA; encoded by the exons ATGATAGACGGTAACATATCAATGGAAGAAGACACTGAATTACGAGATTTAGTAGTACaaacacttgaaaataatGGTGTACTTCCAAAAGTTAGA gCACAGCTACGAGCCAGTGTTTTTTTGGCACTTGAAGAACAAGAATCCGTAGTG aaTCCAGAACCATTATTGAGTAAAACAGTAAAACAATATCTTGAAAATACAgaaggtaaattattattttcattagttAGAGaatttcttgaatattttggTTTGGATTATACAATATCAGTGTATGATCCAGAAACATATATTGGAAAAGATTATAATTACATTGGTAGAAATAAATTGAGTGAAAAATTGGGAATAAATACAACAGAACCATTGCTtggtgaattattaaaaaatacattaaataatattataaataataaagaaaataaaactaatgatagcaataataaaaaattaaatgaaacgacagcaacaacaacaacagcaacagcaacaacgacaataaataatgaagaaacagcaacaacaaattttaataacgaAACATTCGAAATATCTGTATCAAACATTGATCacaataatacaacaaaaacattatcatcaaataataatgatgacaatgatactgaagatgatgatggtgatgacaatgatgatgatgatgatgatgacgatgataatTCATCGGATAAAGCTGATAGTATATCTGATTTTAGTCATGACATACCAATTAATGTGACaataactgataaaaaaaataatgaaaatatgtcTATTAATAATGCAACACTCAGGGAAAGTACAAGTgtcattgataatgataatgaaatgaaaaaaaaaattaataacattataatAACAGATGATAATCAAAATACGAGCTGCTCAAAACAAATGACAAcatttgataatacaaataatattatattgaatgagcatttaaataaatatgatgataataatgataatacaaatattaaattaaacaatgttaatacacataataatgctcaatataataataaaattgatattgataaaaattttggtaaaacagtttattttgatgaaataattaatgatggaaaaaatgaaaaaattaatttgaaaaatagtGATACTTTACTTGGTCATTTACCaccaattgttgttaataaaaataattcaatatttagtGATTTGCCACCtttaaatggtaaaaaaactaatatcaatgatttaaaagaattaatggATATTGGATTGG TTGATACAGTTGATGCAGTTGATAATTACGAAGAAGATTTTGTATCATCAGCATCAGGAAGTGCAAATGAACAAagtccaaaaaaattaattgaaaaaaataatattaaaattgataaaaaaactaaaaccgatgaaataaataatagtacaaGAAGCGAAGAAATAACTGAAGACATTGATGACATTGAAGAAGTACTCAGTGCAAATGTATCAAGC CTTGAAGATGCCAGtgcagataaaaatttatctaatttttcaatGGGTATTACGACAAAACGAGAAGAAGCTtag
- the LOC122855765 gene encoding myb-like protein D isoform X2, which yields MIDGNISMEEDTELRDLVVQTLENNGVLPKVRAQLRASVFLALEEQESVVNPEPLLSKTVKQYLENTEGKLLFSLVREFLEYFGLDYTISVYDPETYIGKDYNYIGRNKLSEKLGINTTEPLLGELLKNTLNNIINNKENKTNDSNNKKLNETTATTTTATATTTINNEETATTNFNNETFEISVSNIDHNNTTKTLSSNNNDDNDTEDDDGDDNDDDDDDDDDNSSDKADSISDFSHDIPINVTITDKKNNENMSINNATLRESTSVIDNDNEMKKKINNIIITDDNQNTSCSKQMTTFDNTNNIILNEHLNKYDDNNDNTNIKLNNVNTHNNAQYNNKIDIDKNFGKTVYFDEIINDGKNEKINLKNSDTLLGHLPPIVVNKNNSIFSDLPPLNGKKTNINDLKELMDIGLVDTVDAVDNYEEDFVSSASGSANEQSPKKLIEKNNIKIDKKTKTDEINNSTRSEEITEDIDDIEEVLSANVSSVSDSIVI from the exons ATGATAGACGGTAACATATCAATGGAAGAAGACACTGAATTACGAGATTTAGTAGTACaaacacttgaaaataatGGTGTACTTCCAAAAGTTAGA gCACAGCTACGAGCCAGTGTTTTTTTGGCACTTGAAGAACAAGAATCCGTAGTG aaTCCAGAACCATTATTGAGTAAAACAGTAAAACAATATCTTGAAAATACAgaaggtaaattattattttcattagttAGAGaatttcttgaatattttggTTTGGATTATACAATATCAGTGTATGATCCAGAAACATATATTGGAAAAGATTATAATTACATTGGTAGAAATAAATTGAGTGAAAAATTGGGAATAAATACAACAGAACCATTGCTtggtgaattattaaaaaatacattaaataatattataaataataaagaaaataaaactaatgatagcaataataaaaaattaaatgaaacgacagcaacaacaacaacagcaacagcaacaacgacaataaataatgaagaaacagcaacaacaaattttaataacgaAACATTCGAAATATCTGTATCAAACATTGATCacaataatacaacaaaaacattatcatcaaataataatgatgacaatgatactgaagatgatgatggtgatgacaatgatgatgatgatgatgatgacgatgataatTCATCGGATAAAGCTGATAGTATATCTGATTTTAGTCATGACATACCAATTAATGTGACaataactgataaaaaaaataatgaaaatatgtcTATTAATAATGCAACACTCAGGGAAAGTACAAGTgtcattgataatgataatgaaatgaaaaaaaaaattaataacattataatAACAGATGATAATCAAAATACGAGCTGCTCAAAACAAATGACAAcatttgataatacaaataatattatattgaatgagcatttaaataaatatgatgataataatgataatacaaatattaaattaaacaatgttaatacacataataatgctcaatataataataaaattgatattgataaaaattttggtaaaacagtttattttgatgaaataattaatgatggaaaaaatgaaaaaattaatttgaaaaatagtGATACTTTACTTGGTCATTTACCaccaattgttgttaataaaaataattcaatatttagtGATTTGCCACCtttaaatggtaaaaaaactaatatcaatgatttaaaagaattaatggATATTGGATTGG TTGATACAGTTGATGCAGTTGATAATTACGAAGAAGATTTTGTATCATCAGCATCAGGAAGTGCAAATGAACAAagtccaaaaaaattaattgaaaaaaataatattaaaattgataaaaaaactaaaaccgatgaaataaataatagtacaaGAAGCGAAGAAATAACTGAAGACATTGATGACATTGAAGAAGTACTCAGTGCAAATGTATCAAGCGTGAGTGACTCaattgttatttga